A genomic stretch from Streptococcus oralis includes:
- a CDS encoding L-lactate dehydrogenase: protein MTSTKQHKKVILVGDGAVGSSYAFALVNQGIAQELGIIEIPQLHEKAVGDALDLSHALAFTSPKKIYAAQYSDCADADLVVITAGAPQKPGETRLDLVGKNLAINKSIVTQVVESGFDGIFLVAANPVDVLTYSTWKFSGFPKERVIGSGTSLDSARFRQALAEKLDVDARSVHAYIMGEHGDSEFAVWSHANIAGVNLEEFLKDTQNVQEAELIELFEGVRDAAYTIINKKGATYYGIAVALARITKAILDDENAVLPLSVFQEGQYGVENVFIGQPAVVGAHGIVRPVNIPLNDAETQKMQASAKELQAIIDEAWKNPEFQAASKN from the coding sequence ATGACTTCAACTAAACAACACAAAAAAGTGATCCTTGTTGGTGACGGTGCCGTGGGTTCATCTTACGCTTTCGCACTTGTTAACCAAGGAATTGCACAAGAGCTTGGAATTATCGAAATTCCACAATTACACGAAAAAGCTGTTGGTGATGCGCTTGACCTTAGCCACGCCCTTGCCTTCACTTCACCTAAAAAAATCTACGCTGCTCAATACTCTGACTGTGCAGACGCTGACCTTGTTGTTATCACTGCAGGTGCTCCTCAAAAACCAGGTGAAACTCGCCTTGACCTTGTAGGTAAAAACTTGGCTATCAACAAATCAATCGTAACACAAGTTGTTGAATCAGGTTTTGATGGTATCTTCCTTGTTGCTGCTAACCCAGTTGACGTTTTGACTTACTCAACTTGGAAATTCTCTGGATTCCCTAAAGAACGCGTTATCGGTTCAGGTACTTCACTTGACTCAGCTCGTTTCCGTCAAGCACTTGCTGAAAAATTGGATGTTGATGCTCGTTCAGTTCACGCCTACATCATGGGTGAACACGGAGATTCTGAATTTGCCGTTTGGTCACACGCCAACATCGCTGGTGTAAACCTTGAAGAATTCCTTAAAGACACTCAAAACGTTCAAGAAGCTGAATTGATTGAATTGTTCGAAGGTGTTCGTGATGCTGCTTACACAATCATCAACAAAAAAGGAGCTACATACTATGGTATCGCCGTAGCACTTGCTCGTATCACAAAAGCAATCCTTGATGACGAAAATGCAGTACTTCCACTTTCAGTCTTCCAAGAAGGTCAATACGGAGTTGAAAACGTCTTTATCGGTCAACCAGCTGTTGTTGGTGCACACGGTATCGTTCGTCCAGTAAACATCCCATTGAACGATGCTGAAACTCAAAAAATGCAAGCATCTGCTAAAGAATTGCAAGCAATCATTGATGAAGCATGGAAAAATCCTGAATTCCAAGCAGCTTCTAAAAACTAA